A stretch of Limanda limanda chromosome 7, fLimLim1.1, whole genome shotgun sequence DNA encodes these proteins:
- the LOC133005714 gene encoding tumor protein D54-like codes for MNRQGFGGAAPSVNFSTRTPETTINGRSPSDLTDEEVDGLRYQLAKAEDEIQTLRQVLLAKEKFATDVRRQLGLSPIGNIKQNLSKGWQEVQTSGPYLSASATLDDISRSSAYVRTRDGLSQAGQATTSVLSTVGVAITRRLAEMRALPLPSPPRNLSHTISVPSMRHSSTFKSFEEMVGTVKDKVTSSADMSGSERRSSRHST; via the exons ATGAACCGACAAG GTTTTGGTGGAGCTGCTCCATCTGTGAACTTCTCCACGAGAACACCAGAAACCACCATCAATGGACGCTCACCCTCAGATCTAACAGATGAGGAAGTAGACGGTCTACGCTATCAACTTGCAAAG GCGGAGGATGAAATTCAGACTTTGCGGCAGGTGCTTTTGGCCAAAGAAAAATTTGCCACAGACGTCAGGAGGCAGCTGGGTCTGAGTCCCATCGGCAACATCAAACAGAACCTGTCCAAAGGCTGGCAGGAGGTGCAGACATCCGGCCC ATATCTCTCCGCCTCCGCCACCCTGGACGACATCAGCCGCTCCAGCGC GTATGTGAGGACACGGGACGGTCTCTCTCAAGCAGGACAGGCGACGACCTCTGTGCTGTCCACTGTGGGCGTGGCCATCACCAGGAGACTGGCAGAGATGAG AGCTCTTCCTCTCCCGAGTCCCCCCCG AAACCTGAGCCACACCATCAGTGTCCCGAGTATGAG ACACTCGTCTACTTTCAAGTCCTTCGAGGAAATGGTTGGGACTGTGAAG GATAAGGTGACGAGTAGCGCAGATATGTCCGGGTCGGAGAGAAGATCCTCACGCCACAGCACATGA
- the LOC133005632 gene encoding dnaJ homolog subfamily C member 5-like: MASEHQRQRSLSTAGDSLYLVLGVEKVATSDDIKRSYRKLALKFHPDKNPDNPEAADKFKEINSAHAILNDPTKRNIYDKYGSLGLYVAEQFGEENVNTYFVLSSWWAKALFVFCGLATGCYFCCCLCCCCNCCCGKCKPRPREGQDQEFYVSPEDLEAQLQTDEREAGVDPIVLQPSATETTQLTADGHHSYHTDTGFN; encoded by the exons ATGGCATCAGAACATCAGAGGCAACGCTCTCTGTCCACCGCTGGAGACTCTCTCTACCTCGTGTTGGGAGTCGAAAAAGTCGCCACATCCGATGACATCAAGAGATCTTACAG GAAGCTGGCGCTGAAGTTCCACCCCGACAAGAATCCCGACAATCCAGAAGCGGCAGATAAGTTCAAGGAGATAAACAGCGCCCACGCGATTCTCAACGATCCCACCAAGCGTAACATCTACGACAAGTACGGCTCCCTGGGCCTGTACGTGGCCGAGCAGTTCGGAGAAGAGAACGTTAACACCTACTTCGTCCTCTCCAGCTGGTGGGCGAAG GCTCTGTTCGTGTTCTGCGGCCTGGCCACCGGCTGCtacttctgctgctgcctgtgctgctgctgcaactgctgctgtggaaaatGTAAACCCCGGCCTCGGGAGGGCCAGGACCAGGAGTTCTACGTGTCCCCAGAGGACCTGGAGGCCCAGCTGCAGACTGACGAGAGAG AGGCTGGCGTGGATCCCATCGTGCTGCAGCCGTCGGCAACAGAGACGACCCAGCTAACGGCGGACGGGCACCACTCCTACCACACCGACACCGGCTTCAACTAA
- the LOC133005271 gene encoding glucose-induced degradation protein 8-B homolog, translating to MMSYAEKTEDITREEWMEKLNNVHIQRADMNRLIMNYLVTEGFKEAAEKFRMESGIEPSVDLDSLDERIKIREMILKGQIQEAIGLINSLHPEMLDTNRYLYFHLQQQHLIELIRLRETESALEFAQTQLAEQGEESRECLTEMERTLALLAFDNPEDSPFGDLLNMMQRQKVWSEVNQAVLDYENRESTPKLAKLLKLLLWAQNELDQKKVKYPKMTDLSTGTIEDPK from the exons ATGATGAGTTATGctgagaagacagaagacatcACCAGAGAAGAGTGGATGGAGAAGCTGAACAACGTGCACATACAGAGGGCGGACATGAACCGGCTCATCATGAACTACCTGGTGACAG AGGGATTTAAAGAGGCGGCGGAGAAGTTTCGGATGGAGTCCGGTATCGAGCCGAGTGTGGACCTGGACTCTCTGGACGAAAGGATAAAGATTAGAGAAATGATCCTGAAGGGACAGATACAAGAAGCCATCGGACTCATCAACAGCCTTCACCCGGAAATGCTTGACACCAATCGATACCTGTATTTTCATCTGCAG cagcaacatttgaTTGAGTTAATCAGACTAAGGGAGACTGAGTCAGCGCTGGAGTTTGCCCAGACACAACTGGCCGAGCAaggggaggagagcagagagtgtctgacagagatggagaggacaCTCGCCCTTCTGGCTTTTGACAACCCAGAGGATTCGCCCTTCGGAGACCTGCTCAACATGATGCAGCGGCAAAAG GTCTGGAGTGAGGTGAACCAAGCTGTGCTGGACTATGAAAACAGGGAGTCTACGCCCAAGCTGGCAAAACTCCTGAAGCTCCTGCTGTGGGCACAGAACGAGCTCGACCAGAAGAAGGTGAAATATCCCAAAATGACTGACCTCAGCACGGGAACCATCGAGGACCCAAAGTGA